One genomic region from Gloeocapsopsis sp. IPPAS B-1203 encodes:
- a CDS encoding ATP-dependent DNA helicase RecQ codes for MNQSNAIATQKLRDTLQKIWGYQEFRQPQEEIICSLLSQQDTLIIMPTGGGKSICFQLPALLQPGLTLVVSPLVALMENQVKELRDRRLAAALLHSELSTYQRKQILQQLERQQLKLLYLSPETLLSAPVWERLCQPQVKINSLILDEAHCLVQWGDTFRPAYRRLGAVRPALLQSKPQGTKIAIAAFTATADPQAQSIIQQVLQLQQPQFFRQNPYRSNLHLKVQTVWTPRGRKQQLLKFIQAKPKQAGLIYVRTRRDSESLAQWLNQQGYTTAAYHAGLSPEERREIENHWLSSKIPVVVCTSAFGMGINKPDVRWVIHFHAPMLLSEYVQEIGRAGRDGKLSIALTLVSEPTGWLDSEDKQRQEFFTASVRSQYIKAQQLAKKLPTKGEVPRDAESAIALALLHSNGQLEWQDPFNYIIHQTRLQSPGQLNVADQINEYLNTRACRWRFLLSAFGFDQAAFNCGHCDRCR; via the coding sequence ATGAATCAGTCAAACGCGATCGCCACGCAAAAACTGCGAGACACTTTACAAAAAATTTGGGGATATCAAGAATTCCGCCAACCCCAGGAAGAAATTATCTGTAGCTTACTATCGCAGCAAGATACTCTCATCATCATGCCCACAGGTGGGGGTAAATCGATTTGCTTTCAACTTCCGGCATTACTGCAACCTGGTTTAACGCTGGTAGTGTCGCCGTTAGTCGCTTTGATGGAAAACCAAGTCAAAGAATTACGCGATCGCCGCCTAGCAGCTGCACTATTACACAGCGAATTATCAACATATCAACGCAAGCAAATTTTACAGCAATTAGAACGACAGCAGCTCAAGTTACTTTATCTTTCACCCGAAACACTGCTTAGTGCACCTGTGTGGGAACGCTTGTGTCAACCGCAAGTAAAGATCAACAGCCTGATTCTTGATGAAGCACATTGTTTAGTACAGTGGGGAGATACCTTTCGCCCAGCATACCGCCGTTTAGGTGCAGTACGACCTGCATTGTTACAATCAAAACCACAGGGAACAAAAATTGCGATCGCTGCTTTTACCGCTACTGCCGATCCGCAAGCTCAAAGTATAATTCAACAAGTTTTACAACTCCAGCAACCTCAATTCTTTCGCCAAAATCCCTATCGTTCAAACCTCCACCTTAAAGTTCAAACCGTGTGGACACCACGCGGTCGAAAACAACAGTTATTAAAATTTATTCAAGCCAAACCAAAACAGGCTGGATTAATTTATGTGCGTACACGTCGAGATAGCGAAAGTTTAGCTCAATGGTTGAACCAACAAGGTTACACTACAGCTGCTTACCATGCAGGTTTAAGCCCAGAAGAACGTCGAGAAATTGAAAATCACTGGTTAAGTAGCAAAATACCTGTTGTGGTTTGTACCTCAGCATTTGGCATGGGGATTAATAAGCCCGATGTCCGCTGGGTAATTCACTTTCATGCACCAATGTTACTTTCCGAATATGTGCAAGAAATTGGACGCGCAGGGCGTGATGGTAAACTCAGTATTGCTTTAACACTTGTGAGTGAACCGACAGGATGGCTAGATTCTGAAGATAAGCAACGTCAAGAATTTTTTACGGCATCAGTGCGATCGCAATACATCAAAGCACAGCAGTTAGCCAAAAAGTTACCTACAAAAGGTGAAGTTCCGCGAGATGCTGAAAGTGCGATCGCCCTTGCACTACTTCACAGTAATGGTCAACTTGAATGGCAAGATCCTTTCAATTACATTATTCATCAGACACGCTTACAATCTCCAGGACAACTCAATGTCGCGGATCAAATTAATGAATATCTGAACACTCGTGCGTGTCGTTGGCGATTTCTCTTAAGTGCATTTGGGTTCGATCAAGCAGCATTTAATTGTGGACATTGCGATCGCTGTCGTTAG
- a CDS encoding sulfotransferase domain-containing protein, which yields MYLRQAIKTIVPEPILKKIKANYNKNKKYSNEIQLLKGKKVSQSSEKSAIFFTTRKCASTYMDKCIEYLNEKYLNLTPVNFESYIWQYSNQDMYQVLEENLTAFQPQGILYAPLRKYVPIKNIENYRILLMLRDPRDVIVSNYYSLGFSHSLPLDEERKKEFLDFRERIQKQSVDEYVIERADRFYRMYDEYCNLIKTQNLQWLRYEDFMQNFDLWVKQLGECLQISINEQDRNILFEMKGGGNQVEENKLKHIRKATPGDHKEKLSQETQDFLNTKFKDLLLILKYE from the coding sequence ATGTATTTACGGCAAGCAATCAAGACTATTGTTCCAGAGCCTATATTAAAGAAAATCAAAGCTAACTACAACAAAAATAAAAAATATAGTAATGAGATTCAATTACTCAAAGGCAAAAAAGTTTCTCAAAGTAGTGAAAAAAGCGCGATCTTCTTTACAACGCGCAAATGTGCTTCTACTTATATGGATAAATGTATTGAGTATCTCAATGAAAAATATTTAAATTTAACTCCGGTTAACTTTGAGTCTTATATATGGCAGTATTCTAATCAAGATATGTATCAAGTTTTAGAAGAAAATTTAACAGCTTTTCAACCTCAAGGTATTTTATATGCTCCGCTACGTAAATACGTTCCTATTAAAAATATAGAAAATTATCGTATTTTATTAATGCTAAGAGACCCGCGTGATGTTATTGTATCAAACTACTATTCTTTAGGGTTTAGTCATTCATTACCTCTTGACGAAGAACGCAAAAAGGAGTTTTTAGATTTTCGAGAAAGAATTCAAAAACAATCAGTAGATGAGTATGTTATTGAAAGGGCTGATCGCTTTTATCGTATGTACGATGAGTACTGCAACTTAATTAAAACTCAAAATCTTCAATGGCTGCGATATGAAGACTTCATGCAAAACTTTGATTTATGGGTAAAACAATTAGGAGAGTGCCTTCAAATTTCAATTAATGAGCAAGATAGAAATATATTATTTGAGATGAAAGGAGGCGGTAATCAAGTAGAAGAAAATAAACTTAAACACATTAGAAAAGCCACTCCAGGAGATCACAAAGAAAAATTAAGTCAGGAAACTCAAGATTTTCTTAATACGAAGTTTAAAGATCTACTCCTAATATTAAAATACGAATAA
- a CDS encoding sodium:solute symporter family protein: MSVELWTIGFVALTFALYLYIGWRSRVRDSSGFYVAGQGVPPIANGAATAADWMSAASFISMAGLISFLGYDGSIYLMGWTGGYVLLALLLAPYLRKFGKYTVPDFVGDRYYSNIARLVAVVAALFVSLTYVAGQMRGVGIVFSRFLQVDIATGVIIGMVIVAFFSVLGGMKGITWTQVAQYCILIVAFLIPASAIALLLTGNPIPQLAFTFSDIVANLNQVQLDLGFQEYTQPFANKTQLDVLFITIALMVGTAGLPHVIVRFYTVPDVRAARYSAGWALLFIALLYTSAPALATFARYNLINSLHNQTIEEVRQLDWANKWERTKLLAFDDRNNNGRFELTPDSATNEITIDPDIIVLSTPEVANLAPWVIAIVAAGGLAAALSTASGLLLVISSSVAHDIYYRILKPDATETQRVFVGRIMVGLAVALAGYFGINPPGFVAQVVAFAFGLAAASFFPVIILGIFDKRTNREGAIAGMVTGLLFTIFYIVGVKFSGMTPWFFGVSAEGIGTLGMIINFIVTIVVSRLTPPPPLAVQEMVEDLRSPAGELPPEAVH; the protein is encoded by the coding sequence ATGTCAGTTGAACTTTGGACGATTGGATTTGTTGCCCTGACTTTTGCGTTATATCTGTATATTGGTTGGCGATCGCGCGTGCGAGATAGTTCGGGTTTTTACGTCGCTGGGCAAGGTGTTCCCCCAATTGCTAACGGCGCAGCAACAGCAGCAGATTGGATGTCAGCAGCTTCGTTTATTTCGATGGCGGGGCTAATTTCCTTTTTGGGTTACGACGGTTCAATTTACTTAATGGGTTGGACTGGAGGTTATGTATTATTAGCGTTACTGTTAGCACCATATCTGCGGAAGTTTGGTAAATATACTGTGCCAGATTTCGTAGGCGATCGCTACTATTCCAACATTGCCCGTTTAGTTGCGGTTGTTGCAGCTTTGTTTGTGTCTCTGACGTATGTTGCAGGACAAATGCGGGGTGTAGGAATTGTATTCAGCCGCTTTTTACAGGTAGATATCGCTACAGGTGTGATTATCGGGATGGTGATTGTGGCATTCTTTTCTGTATTGGGAGGAATGAAAGGAATTACTTGGACACAAGTAGCACAATACTGTATATTAATCGTTGCCTTTTTGATTCCCGCATCCGCGATCGCACTTCTACTCACAGGAAACCCCATTCCACAACTAGCTTTTACTTTTAGCGATATTGTTGCGAATTTGAACCAAGTTCAACTCGACTTAGGTTTTCAAGAATATACGCAGCCGTTTGCGAATAAAACACAGTTAGATGTTCTATTCATTACGATTGCCTTGATGGTAGGAACTGCTGGATTACCTCACGTTATTGTGCGTTTTTACACGGTTCCTGATGTTCGCGCTGCGCGTTATTCAGCAGGTTGGGCATTACTGTTTATCGCCTTGTTGTATACCAGCGCTCCTGCATTAGCAACGTTTGCGCGATATAACCTGATTAATTCTTTACATAATCAAACCATTGAGGAAGTCCGTCAGCTGGATTGGGCAAATAAATGGGAACGAACAAAACTACTGGCTTTTGACGATCGAAACAACAACGGGCGGTTTGAATTAACACCCGATTCTGCAACCAACGAAATTACGATTGATCCTGATATTATTGTGCTTTCTACTCCAGAAGTTGCCAACCTGGCACCGTGGGTGATTGCTATTGTTGCAGCAGGAGGACTCGCAGCAGCATTATCTACTGCGTCAGGATTACTCTTAGTGATTTCGAGTTCAGTAGCGCACGATATTTACTATCGTATCCTCAAGCCGGACGCCACAGAAACACAACGAGTATTTGTTGGGCGAATTATGGTAGGGCTTGCAGTGGCGCTAGCAGGTTACTTCGGCATTAATCCTCCAGGATTTGTCGCGCAGGTTGTTGCTTTCGCGTTTGGTTTAGCCGCCGCTAGCTTTTTCCCTGTGATTATTCTCGGCATTTTTGATAAACGAACAAACCGTGAAGGTGCGATCGCCGGAATGGTAACAGGTTTACTCTTTACAATCTTCTATATTGTCGGTGTTAAATTCTCTGGAATGACACCGTGGTTCTTTGGCGTTTCTGCTGAAGGAATTGGTACTTTGGGCATGATCATTAACTTTATCGTCACCATAGTTGTCTCGCGTTTGACACCACCACCACCACTAGCAGTACAAGAAATGGTTGAAGACTTGCGATCGCCCGCCGGAGAATTACCACCCGAAGCTGTACATTAG
- the pheS gene encoding phenylalanine--tRNA ligase subunit alpha translates to MSNQPSTLKAQLETLRQEGISAIAAADSLDRLEELRVVYLGKKGQLSGLLRSMGQLSAEERPQIGAIANVVKEALQDELENQRQKLQAAAIQAQLKAETIDVTMPGVYRPLGRVHPLHSTMDRVLDIFVGLGYTVAQGPEMETDYYNFEALNFQPDHPARDMQDTLFLPDGNLLRTHTSNVQIHYMEDNDPPVRVAIPGRCYRRDTVDATHAAVFHQIEILAIDEGLTFTDLKGTVKIFLQELFGDSPIRFRASYFPFTEPSAEVDVQWKGRWLEVMGCGMVDPNVLKAVGYDPEVYTGFAAGMGVERLAMVLHEIDDIRRFYNSDLRFLQQF, encoded by the coding sequence ATGAGCAATCAGCCTAGCACTTTAAAGGCTCAACTAGAAACTTTACGACAAGAAGGCATAAGCGCGATCGCTGCTGCTGATTCCTTGGATCGATTAGAGGAACTTCGAGTAGTTTACCTCGGTAAGAAGGGTCAACTATCAGGATTATTGCGCAGCATGGGGCAATTGAGTGCTGAAGAACGTCCGCAAATTGGGGCGATCGCCAATGTTGTTAAAGAAGCTTTACAAGACGAACTAGAAAACCAGCGTCAAAAATTACAAGCGGCTGCAATTCAAGCACAATTAAAAGCAGAAACGATTGATGTCACCATGCCTGGTGTTTACCGCCCGCTTGGTCGCGTTCATCCGCTCCACAGTACAATGGATAGGGTGCTGGATATCTTTGTTGGTCTAGGCTACACTGTGGCTCAAGGACCAGAGATGGAAACTGATTACTATAATTTTGAAGCACTTAATTTCCAACCAGATCATCCTGCACGCGATATGCAGGACACTTTGTTTCTTCCTGATGGAAACTTACTACGGACGCATACTTCCAACGTGCAAATTCACTACATGGAAGATAACGATCCGCCAGTAAGAGTTGCAATTCCAGGACGCTGCTATCGTCGCGATACTGTAGATGCTACCCACGCCGCAGTGTTCCACCAAATCGAAATTTTGGCAATCGATGAAGGTTTGACTTTTACCGACCTCAAAGGAACAGTTAAAATATTCCTACAAGAATTATTCGGTGATTCACCAATTCGCTTCCGCGCAAGTTATTTTCCCTTTACTGAACCTTCCGCCGAAGTAGACGTGCAATGGAAAGGTCGTTGGTTAGAAGTAATGGGCTGCGGTATGGTTGATCCTAATGTGCTTAAAGCCGTAGGTTACGACCCTGAAGTTTATACAGGGTTTGCTGCAGGAATGGGTGTGGAAAGATTAGCAATGGTATTGCACGAAATTGATGATATTCGTCGTTTCTATAACAGCGACTTGCGCTTTTTACAACAGTTTTAG
- a CDS encoding NUDIX hydrolase encodes MNYRNPVPTVDIIIELVDKPHRPIVLIERLNSPLGWAIPGGFVDYGESVETAALREAEEETGLQVELIEQFQVYSDPNRDPRKHTLSVVFLATATGEPQAGDDAKNLGIFESWRMPTHLCFDHDRILRDYWRYRHYGIRPRLS; translated from the coding sequence ATGAACTACCGCAATCCCGTTCCCACAGTTGACATTATTATTGAGTTGGTTGATAAACCGCATCGACCAATTGTATTAATTGAGCGTCTCAATTCACCGCTAGGTTGGGCAATTCCTGGGGGTTTTGTTGACTATGGGGAATCTGTAGAGACTGCAGCGCTACGCGAAGCTGAAGAAGAAACAGGCTTGCAAGTAGAACTTATTGAACAATTTCAGGTATATTCAGATCCAAATCGCGATCCGCGCAAGCATACGCTGAGTGTCGTCTTTTTAGCAACAGCAACTGGCGAACCACAAGCTGGAGATGATGCAAAGAACTTGGGGATTTTTGAATCTTGGCGGATGCCAACGCATCTTTGCTTTGATCACGATCGCATCTTGCGAGATTATTGGCGTTATCGCCATTATGGTATCCGACCTCGTTTATCTTAA
- the malQ gene encoding 4-alpha-glucanotransferase, with product MPFPRASGMLLHPTSFPSKFGVGDLGESAYSFIDFLVQSAQQLWQVLPLGPTGYGNSPYAAYSAMAGNPLLISPERLVAQGLLTPDDFVNLPDPHNKVDFDQVVQTKIPLLKKACENFRTKATSQQEEFSQFCTAKAYWLDDYALFMALKDTNKGMSWYQWEPEIARRHPEALVRSRQQLEAEVFYHKFVQFEFFRQWNELKHYANEHGIVIIGDIPIYVAHDSADVWANPEIFCLDEETGEVALMAGVPPDYFSDTGQLWGNPVYNWEKLQQLNFKWWVQRFQAILDYVDIIRIDHFRGFQAYWAVQQGETTAMNGEWIEAPGEALFHAINEQLGKLPVLAEDLGVITPEVEALRDKFEFPGMKILQFAFGSDAANPFLPFNFPRNCVVYTGTHDNDTTVGWFNSASEYEKERLLRYLGCISSDGIHWDLIRLALSSVANQALIPLQDLLGLATEARMNYPSKPEGNWEWRYSASDLTPELSDRLKSLTELSGRAPVRRD from the coding sequence ATGCCTTTTCCCAGAGCTAGTGGTATGTTGTTACATCCCACCTCCTTCCCCAGCAAATTTGGTGTCGGCGATCTTGGCGAATCAGCCTATTCTTTTATTGATTTTTTAGTGCAAAGCGCTCAACAGTTGTGGCAGGTTTTACCACTAGGACCTACAGGTTATGGTAACTCTCCTTATGCTGCTTATTCGGCGATGGCAGGTAATCCTCTGTTGATCAGTCCTGAAAGATTAGTAGCGCAGGGATTACTGACACCGGATGACTTTGTTAATTTACCAGATCCTCACAACAAGGTCGATTTTGACCAAGTTGTACAAACTAAGATTCCTTTACTCAAGAAAGCCTGCGAAAACTTCAGGACAAAAGCAACATCACAACAGGAAGAATTTAGCCAATTTTGTACTGCTAAAGCCTATTGGTTGGATGATTATGCATTGTTCATGGCGCTGAAAGATACAAATAAGGGAATGAGTTGGTATCAATGGGAACCAGAAATCGCGCGCCGTCATCCAGAAGCTTTAGTGCGATCGCGCCAACAACTCGAAGCAGAAGTTTTTTACCACAAATTTGTGCAGTTTGAGTTTTTTCGTCAGTGGAATGAGCTAAAACATTATGCTAACGAGCATGGTATCGTCATTATTGGTGATATACCTATTTATGTAGCACATGATAGTGCTGATGTCTGGGCAAATCCAGAGATTTTTTGTTTGGATGAAGAAACAGGCGAAGTCGCTTTAATGGCCGGAGTACCACCAGATTACTTTAGTGATACTGGTCAGTTGTGGGGCAATCCCGTATACAACTGGGAAAAATTACAGCAACTGAATTTTAAGTGGTGGGTGCAGCGTTTTCAAGCAATCCTTGATTACGTAGATATAATTCGGATTGACCACTTTCGAGGATTTCAAGCTTACTGGGCGGTGCAACAAGGAGAAACGACCGCGATGAATGGAGAGTGGATTGAAGCACCAGGAGAAGCGTTATTTCATGCGATTAACGAACAGTTGGGTAAGCTGCCTGTTTTAGCTGAAGATCTAGGCGTGATTACACCCGAAGTCGAGGCGCTGCGCGATAAGTTTGAATTTCCTGGAATGAAAATTTTGCAGTTTGCCTTTGGTTCAGATGCCGCTAATCCTTTCTTACCATTCAATTTTCCACGTAACTGTGTTGTTTATACAGGAACGCATGATAATGATACGACGGTTGGTTGGTTTAATAGTGCTTCCGAGTACGAAAAAGAAAGACTCTTACGTTATTTGGGTTGTATAAGTTCTGACGGTATTCACTGGGATTTAATTCGTTTAGCTTTGAGTTCAGTAGCAAACCAAGCTCTGATTCCACTACAAGATTTATTAGGATTGGCTACAGAAGCCAGAATGAACTATCCGAGTAAACCTGAAGGCAATTGGGAATGGCGCTACTCTGCTAGTGATTTGACTCCAGAGTTAAGCGATCGCCTAAAATCTCTGACAGAATTATCTGGTCGCGCTCCTGTAAGGAGGGACTAG
- a CDS encoding bifunctional riboflavin kinase/FAD synthetase — MWVTSSLTNALTPTAVALGNFDGIHLGHQEVIRPILHRIKSQEEVKSLLSYPLSVNAETQQVSSSDRPEHIYSTVVTFNPHPQEFFTGKKRSLLTPLDEKVKQLQSLGVEQLVRVPFTKDLAALSPQDFVEKILIQQLCCQEISVGENFCFGKQRCGTAKDLKAIAAGFGIPVTIVPIHARAGDRISSSAIRQALEHGDLPCAKELLGRPYTLTGTVVKGQQLGRTIGFPTANIAVPPEKFLPSKGVYAVQVFIQDGDNCQGVMNIGNRPTINGTHPSVEVYLFDWSGDLYGKTLTVQLEKFLRPEQKFASLDELKAQIQFDCTAAKEVLQGNTK, encoded by the coding sequence GTGTGGGTTACTTCTTCTCTAACTAATGCTTTGACACCAACTGCGGTTGCCCTAGGAAACTTTGATGGCATTCACCTTGGGCATCAAGAGGTTATTCGTCCAATTTTGCATCGCATCAAGAGCCAGGAGGAAGTAAAATCCTTACTGTCTTACCCTTTATCAGTTAATGCTGAAACACAACAAGTATCTAGTAGCGATCGCCCCGAACATATTTATAGTACTGTTGTAACTTTTAATCCACATCCACAAGAGTTTTTTACAGGGAAAAAGCGATCGCTGTTGACACCTTTAGATGAGAAGGTAAAGCAATTACAATCCTTAGGCGTAGAACAACTAGTGCGAGTGCCATTTACAAAGGATTTAGCGGCTTTAAGCCCGCAAGACTTTGTTGAAAAAATCCTCATTCAGCAGTTGTGTTGTCAAGAAATTAGTGTTGGAGAAAACTTTTGTTTTGGTAAGCAGCGTTGTGGTACTGCTAAAGATTTAAAAGCGATCGCGGCGGGTTTTGGCATTCCGGTAACGATTGTTCCGATTCATGCGCGTGCAGGCGATCGCATCAGTAGTTCTGCAATCCGTCAAGCACTTGAACATGGTGATCTACCATGTGCTAAAGAATTATTAGGACGCCCCTACACTCTTACAGGAACCGTAGTTAAAGGACAACAGTTAGGTAGAACAATTGGTTTTCCTACTGCTAATATCGCAGTACCGCCTGAGAAATTTCTTCCAAGTAAAGGAGTTTACGCAGTTCAGGTTTTTATTCAAGATGGAGATAATTGTCAAGGCGTCATGAATATTGGTAATCGTCCTACCATCAATGGTACGCATCCATCCGTAGAAGTATATTTATTTGATTGGTCGGGAGATTTATACGGCAAAACATTAACTGTACAGCTAGAAAAATTTTTACGCCCAGAACAAAAGTTTGCTTCATTAGATGAATTAAAGGCACAAATTCAATTTGATTGCACTGCTGCAAAAGAGGTACTACAAGGGAACACTAAGTGA
- the surE gene encoding 5'/3'-nucleotidase SurE has product MKLLICNDDGIYALGIRTLADTLAAAGHEVTVVCPDRERSATGHGLTLHQPIRAELVESVFHPSIKAWACSGTPADCVKLALWALLDSPPDFVLSGINQGANLGTDILYSGTVSAAMEGIIEGIPSVALSLTSFTSKAFQPAATFAVDLLDKIASQPLPEVMLLNVNIPAVELAEIAGVQITRQGIRRYVDVFEKRVDPRGKTYYWLAGELLEDVTPAKQGLDLPQDMPTDVEAIRHNFITITPLHYNLTYLDALHPLSKWKFDQKKDWG; this is encoded by the coding sequence ATGAAATTACTTATCTGCAACGACGACGGTATTTACGCGCTGGGAATTCGTACTCTAGCCGATACTTTAGCAGCAGCCGGACACGAAGTTACTGTTGTTTGTCCAGATCGCGAGCGATCGGCAACTGGACATGGATTAACGTTACATCAACCAATTCGTGCGGAACTTGTCGAGTCGGTATTTCACCCTAGTATCAAAGCTTGGGCTTGTTCAGGAACTCCTGCTGACTGCGTGAAACTAGCACTATGGGCATTGCTTGATAGTCCACCAGATTTTGTGCTTTCCGGTATCAATCAGGGTGCAAATTTAGGTACTGATATTCTCTACTCTGGTACTGTTTCCGCCGCTATGGAGGGTATCATTGAGGGTATACCTAGTGTCGCACTGTCACTGACAAGTTTTACTTCTAAAGCATTTCAACCGGCTGCGACATTTGCAGTTGATTTACTCGACAAGATCGCAAGTCAGCCTTTACCCGAAGTCATGTTACTCAATGTTAATATTCCTGCGGTCGAATTAGCAGAAATTGCAGGGGTGCAAATCACACGTCAGGGAATTCGTCGCTATGTTGATGTCTTTGAAAAGCGTGTCGATCCGCGTGGTAAAACTTATTACTGGCTAGCTGGAGAGTTACTTGAAGACGTTACACCAGCCAAACAAGGTTTAGATCTACCGCAGGATATGCCAACTGATGTCGAGGCAATTCGTCACAATTTCATTACAATTACACCGTTGCACTACAACTTGACTTACCTAGATGCACTGCATCCCTTGTCCAAATGGAAATTTGACCAAAAGAAAGATTGGGGTTGA
- a CDS encoding sulfotransferase domain-containing protein, with protein sequence MYARGLLLPAYNSLDDKIKRLVLGTYYDHPYLFPRVARNETYLISFPRSGNTWLRRLLTALIHQKRGGWRLTESTVPDIHKYKLEKKKKPSIRPLIVKSHTPFVDIPAKVIYVVRDGRDALLSYYYLQVKEGKIKSDLSPYEIYFDKSVWPCQWHVHVAGWLDGLSTRSPESYKIIYYEDLKKSTAEQLFSLAEFIGLSVTPSDVERAISLHPVEQYPLATDGSTSKRKWQDILVGENLVKYEAIAGVELQRLGYPLMSSQ encoded by the coding sequence ATGTACGCGCGTGGATTATTGCTTCCTGCCTATAATTCGCTTGATGATAAGATTAAACGTTTAGTCCTTGGTACATACTACGATCACCCATACCTTTTTCCTAGAGTGGCTCGTAATGAAACTTACTTAATATCTTTCCCAAGATCTGGTAATACTTGGTTACGGCGCTTACTAACTGCATTAATTCATCAAAAAAGAGGTGGATGGCGGTTAACAGAGAGTACAGTACCTGATATTCATAAATATAAATTAGAGAAGAAAAAAAAACCTAGCATTAGACCACTCATTGTTAAAAGCCATACTCCTTTTGTCGATATACCTGCAAAAGTAATCTATGTTGTTAGAGATGGAAGAGATGCACTATTATCTTATTATTATCTGCAAGTAAAAGAAGGCAAAATTAAATCAGATCTCTCTCCCTATGAGATTTACTTTGATAAGAGTGTATGGCCTTGTCAGTGGCACGTTCATGTAGCAGGTTGGCTAGATGGGCTATCAACAAGATCGCCTGAAAGTTATAAGATTATTTACTATGAAGATTTAAAAAAATCAACGGCAGAACAGCTATTCTCGCTCGCAGAGTTTATTGGTTTATCTGTCACACCAAGTGATGTGGAACGCGCTATATCATTACATCCTGTGGAACAGTATCCATTGGCAACAGATGGCAGTACGAGTAAGCGCAAATGGCAAGATATTCTTGTAGGCGAAAATTTAGTTAAATATGAGGCGATCGCTGGAGTAGAATTACAACGTCTTGGATACCCACTGATGAGTTCTCAATAG
- a CDS encoding RidA family protein produces MTRKIIRTAQAPAPVGPYNQAIAASGQMIFVAGQIPLDPSSAIVGDDVSQQTTQVMANLKAILAAAGATFSDIVKTTVFLANMNDFAAMNTVYSQYFDESSAPARACVEVSRLPKDVLVEIECIAVI; encoded by the coding sequence ATGACACGGAAAATTATTCGTACTGCTCAGGCTCCTGCACCTGTAGGACCATATAATCAAGCCATTGCTGCAAGTGGTCAAATGATTTTTGTTGCCGGTCAAATTCCCCTCGATCCATCAAGTGCGATCGTGGGTGATGATGTATCACAGCAAACGACACAAGTTATGGCAAACCTTAAAGCAATCTTAGCAGCTGCTGGTGCAACGTTTTCAGATATTGTGAAAACGACAGTGTTTCTCGCTAATATGAATGATTTTGCGGCAATGAATACTGTGTATAGCCAGTATTTTGATGAATCTAGCGCCCCTGCCCGTGCGTGTGTCGAGGTGTCGCGTTTGCCCAAAGATGTATTGGTAGAGATTGAATGTATTGCAGTGATTTAG
- a CDS encoding DUF4212 domain-containing protein: MDKNKSQAYWRANTALIRNLLIVWALVSLIFSILLVEPLNAIQLGRVPLGFWMAQQGSILTFVVLIFIYAVQMDRLDRKYGIRK; this comes from the coding sequence ATGGATAAAAACAAAAGTCAAGCTTACTGGCGGGCTAACACAGCTTTAATCCGAAATCTTTTAATTGTCTGGGCGCTAGTATCGCTTATTTTCAGCATTTTACTTGTTGAACCATTAAATGCGATACAACTTGGTCGAGTTCCTCTTGGTTTCTGGATGGCACAGCAAGGCTCAATTTTAACGTTTGTTGTGCTGATTTTTATTTACGCGGTGCAGATGGATCGGCTCGATCGCAAATACGGAATTAGAAAGTGA